GTCAATTAACTCCTGAGCTTCCTCGTTTTGTTGGAAACGGATGATATCGTAGAGATTTTCAGCTTCGTCCTTGATAAAGAGCTCTTGGCTAGTTTTTTTCTGGTACCAAGTATTGATGTTCTGACTTGATTTTTGAAGAAGCTGAGAATGTTCCTCTTGAGCTTCTTGTGTTTGCGCACTGAGGTCCTTTCTATAGAGATTAACCTGTCCAGATAGAATCAGAGCTGTAATAATAAGAAAGGCAACGGTAAAGTGAATGTTTGTTGAAAGAAGTTCAGAAGCAAAGTAAATAATGGCTAGAGCACAAAGAGCAACAGAGGTTGATTTGTACCATGGTCTTGCTTTGTCAATTTGCATCATTCGTGAGTAGTCCACCTGTAGAAGGGCACTTTGAGCAAACCATAGCAAAAAGGCAAGCAAGAGAATAAAGGGACCAGCATAATAGTAATCTAGGACAGAAGGGAAAAAGATTGGAATAATCAGGAAAATGACCAATCTTACCATTAAGGCAAAGGTGAAAGGTATGAAGAAAGTCTCCAAAATGGTATGTCTTAGATTTTTGTAGGATTTGGCAGCTAGAAAGAGTACTAGTGCAATAAAACCGGATTTTGGATACAAAATGCCCAAATAACTAGAGGCAAAAATTGCTATACCAGCTAAAATAATAACCCAGTATCTAAGCGGCCTTTGCGTGGTCACCTTGAAGATAATAATTTGTAAAATAAAAGCTATACATGCCGTAAGCCCGTGAATTATGACATCACTCAATATCAAATATTCTCCTATTCGGGTAAAATCTATATAATCATATCATTATACCATATCGCAAACAAAAAGAGCATACGAATTGCCTATAAGTGATAAGGATGTAAGGCTTTTCATTTTTCAAGCATATTTCTTGCCCATTAAGTTTTTTTAACCTATCCTAGATGTATAGTAAAATTTCGATAGAGGAGATCGATATGGTAAAACTTTCTAAAGAGACACATCTTGAGATGTTCACTAAAATGGAACGTATTCGTGAATTTGATTCACGTATTAATAAATTGGTTCGTCGTGGTTTTGTTCAAGGAATGACTCACTTTTCAGTTGGTGAGGAAGCAGCCAACGTTGGGGCTGTTCAACACTTGAGCTATGACGATATCTTCTTTTCAAATCACCGTGGTCACGGACAATCTATTGCCCAAGACATGGATTTGAATAAAATGATGGCGGAGCTTGCAGGTAAGGCGACAGGTGTTTCTAAGGGCCGTGGTGGTTCTATGCATTTGGCTGACTTTGAAAAAGGTAACTACGGAACTAACGGTATTGTTGGTGGTGGTTATGCTCTTGCCGTAGGTGCAGCTCTCACTCAGCAATACAAAGAAACAGGAAATATTGTTGTGGCCTTTTCAGGAGATGGTGCAACTAATGAAGGCTCATTCCATGAGTCAGTCAATATGGCAGCTACTTGGAAATTGCCGGTTATCTTCTTTATCATCAATAACCGTTATGGTATCTCAATGGATATCCATAAAGCAACAAACACACCTCACCTTTATACACGTGCGGAAGCTTATGGTATTCCTGGTTTCTACTGTGAAGATGGTAACGATGTTTTGGCTGTATACGAAACAATGGGCAAGGCTGTTGAGCATGTTCGTGGTGGCAACGGTCCCGCTATCGTTGAGGTAGAATCTTACCGTTGGTTTGGTCACTCAACTGCTGATGCAGGTGTTTACCGTACTAAGGAAGAAGTTGACGAGTGGAAGAACAATAACGACCCAATTATTAAATACCGTGACTATCTCGTTTCTGAAAATATTGCAAGCGCTGAAGAGTTAGATGTTATCCAAAGCCAAGTCAAGGCAGAGGTTGATGCAGCTTATGAGTTCGCCCAAAATAGCCCAGATCCAGAACTTTCAGTTGCCTTTGAAGATGTATGGGTAGACTAAAGAGAAAGGTTGAGGAATACAAGTATGAGTGAAACAAAATTGATGGCCTTGCGTGAGGCAGTAAACCTTGCTATGAGCGAGGAGATGCGTAAAGACGAAAACATCTTCCTTATGGGTGAAGATGTTGGTATCTATGGTGGTGACTTCGGTACATCAGTTGGGATGTTGGCAGAGTTTGGTGAAAAACGTGTTAAAGATACACCAATTTCAGAGGCAGCTATCGCTGGTGCAGCTGTTGGATCTGCCATCACAGGTCTTCGTCCAATCGTTGACTTGACTTTCATGGACTTCATCACGATTGCCCTTGATGCTATCGTTAATAATGGTGCAAAAAACAACTACATGTTTGGTGGTGGTTTGAAGACTCCTGTAACTTTCCGTGTAGCTTCTGGTTCAGGGATTGGTTCTGCGGCACAGCACTCACAATCTCTTGAGTCATGGTTGACTCACATTCCAGGGATTAAAGTTGTTGCTCCAGGTAATGCTAACGACGCTAAAGGTCTTTTGAAATCTGCTATTCAGGACAATAACATTGTTATCTTCATGGAACCAAAAGCACTTTACGGTAAGAAAGAGGAAGTGACTCAAGATCCTGATTTCTACATTCCACTTGGAAAAGGGGAAATCAAGCGTGAAGGGACTGACCTTACTATTGTCACATATGGTCGTATGTTGGAACGTGTTCTTAAGGCTGCTGAAGAAGTGGCTGAACAAGGTATTAACGTTGAGGTCGTTGACCCACGTACGCTTATCCCACTTGATAAGGAATTGATTTTCGAGTCAGTTAAGAAGACTGGTAAACTGATGTTGGTCAATGATGCATATAAGACTGGTGGGTTCATCGGTGAGATTGCTGCTATGGTTACTGAAAGTGAAGCATTTGATTACCTTGACCACCCAATTGTACGTTTGGCAAGTGAAGATGTGCCTGTACCTTATGCGCGTGTCTTGGAACAAGCGGTTCTTCCAGATGTTGAAAAGATTAAGGCTGCTATTATCAAGATGGCCAATAAAGGAAACTAACTTTCTAGCGACGGTTAAGTGATATGTCTCGCTAGTAAAATGTGTTTCTTGTTTTAACTGTGAGAGTATCGGAAAATATAATTTAAAGTAGAAAGGAGAGGGCGTTAAAGCGTTTGAGTTGATTTGAACTCAAACGAAATGCTTTGGAATCTTAGATAGTTTTACTTGTGTGCAAGCACACTAACGTAAAACTCCTAAAATTCTGTCGCGTTTTAGCGTTCTTAGTATCATAAAATATGGCTTTTGAGATTATTATGCCAAAGCTTGGTGTGGACATGCAGGAAGGCGAAATCATCGAGTGGAAGAAACAAGAGGGTGATGTGGTTAATGAGGGGGATATCCTTCTTGAAATCATGTCAGATAAAACGAACATGGAACTTGAAGCAGAAGATTCTGGTGTTCTATTGAAGATTACCCGTCAGGCTGGTGAAACAGTACCAGTTACTGAAGTTATCGGTTATATTGGAGCAGAAGGTGAAGTTGTGGCTGATAATGCTGCGAGCGCACCAGCTACAGAAACTGCTCCGCAAGTTGAAGAAGTTGCTACTGTGGAAGCACCTGTAGTGGCAGCACAAGCCCAAGCCCCTGTCGTACACGAAGGTGGCAAAGTACGTGCAACACCTAAAGCACGTAAAGTAGCGCGTGAGTTGGGGATTGACCTCGCTCAAGTTCCAGGAACTGGAGCAAAAGGTCGTGTTCATGCTGATGACGTTGAGAACTTTAAGGGTGCTCAACCTAAGGCAACTCCGTTGGCACGTAAGATTGCAGCGGACCTTGGTATTGATTTAGCTAACGTATCTGGAACAGGCTTTGGTGGTAAGATTACCAAGGAAGATGTCCTTGCAATCAGTGCCCCAGCTCAAGTTAAGGAAGCTGCAGCTGCACCTGTGGTTGAAGCTAAGCCAGAAAAAGTCTTGCCAGAAGGTGTGGAAGTTATCCCAATGTCGGCTATGCGTAAGGCTATCTCTAAGGGAATGACGCACTCTTACTTAACTGCGCCAACCTTTACCCTTAACTACGATGTGGACATGACTAACCTTATGGCTCTTCGTAAGCAAGTCCTTGATCCAATCATGAATAAGACTGGTATGAAGGTAACCTTCACTGATTTGATTGGTTTGGCAGTTGTGCGTACCCTTATGAAAGAGGAACACCGTTACCTCAATGCATCCTTGATTGATGATGCGCAAAATATCGAATTACACAAATTTGTTAATCTCG
The DNA window shown above is from Streptococcus salivarius and carries:
- a CDS encoding alpha-ketoacid dehydrogenase subunit beta; this encodes MSETKLMALREAVNLAMSEEMRKDENIFLMGEDVGIYGGDFGTSVGMLAEFGEKRVKDTPISEAAIAGAAVGSAITGLRPIVDLTFMDFITIALDAIVNNGAKNNYMFGGGLKTPVTFRVASGSGIGSAAQHSQSLESWLTHIPGIKVVAPGNANDAKGLLKSAIQDNNIVIFMEPKALYGKKEEVTQDPDFYIPLGKGEIKREGTDLTIVTYGRMLERVLKAAEEVAEQGINVEVVDPRTLIPLDKELIFESVKKTGKLMLVNDAYKTGGFIGEIAAMVTESEAFDYLDHPIVRLASEDVPVPYARVLEQAVLPDVEKIKAAIIKMANKGN
- a CDS encoding dihydrolipoamide acetyltransferase — translated: MAFEIIMPKLGVDMQEGEIIEWKKQEGDVVNEGDILLEIMSDKTNMELEAEDSGVLLKITRQAGETVPVTEVIGYIGAEGEVVADNAASAPATETAPQVEEVATVEAPVVAAQAQAPVVHEGGKVRATPKARKVARELGIDLAQVPGTGAKGRVHADDVENFKGAQPKATPLARKIAADLGIDLANVSGTGFGGKITKEDVLAISAPAQVKEAAAAPVVEAKPEKVLPEGVEVIPMSAMRKAISKGMTHSYLTAPTFTLNYDVDMTNLMALRKQVLDPIMNKTGMKVTFTDLIGLAVVRTLMKEEHRYLNASLIDDAQNIELHKFVNLGIAVGLDDGLIVPVVHGADKMSLSDFVVASKDVIKKAQAGKLKAAEMSGSTFSITNLGMFGTKSFNPIINQPNSAILGVSATIQTPVVVDGEVVVRPIMGLCLTIDHRIVDGMNGAKFMVDLKHLIENPMELLI
- a CDS encoding thiamine pyrophosphate-dependent dehydrogenase E1 component subunit alpha, which produces MVKLSKETHLEMFTKMERIREFDSRINKLVRRGFVQGMTHFSVGEEAANVGAVQHLSYDDIFFSNHRGHGQSIAQDMDLNKMMAELAGKATGVSKGRGGSMHLADFEKGNYGTNGIVGGGYALAVGAALTQQYKETGNIVVAFSGDGATNEGSFHESVNMAATWKLPVIFFIINNRYGISMDIHKATNTPHLYTRAEAYGIPGFYCEDGNDVLAVYETMGKAVEHVRGGNGPAIVEVESYRWFGHSTADAGVYRTKEEVDEWKNNNDPIIKYRDYLVSENIASAEELDVIQSQVKAEVDAAYEFAQNSPDPELSVAFEDVWVD